The following is a genomic window from Podarcis raffonei isolate rPodRaf1 chromosome 5, rPodRaf1.pri, whole genome shotgun sequence.
CAGCCACTGACGGAGGCGGCCTGTCACCCCGAAGGAAAACACTCTTCAGACACGCGGCCCCACCtgcctcatgggaattgtagtctctccgcgagaaaggaaaggagaaggccGGCAAGTTTTGCCCCATTAAAACCCTCCGTCCCCTtcagctttcctttttttaaaaaaaaacagggaTCCCCGTGTAGGTGCGTttcaagcaaaataaaaaaagaaactccGCAGGGAGAAACGGTCGAGGAAGAGAACTACACTCCCCATAATGTCTAGCGGGaccaaaggggggaaagggaagcgGGAGGCGGAAAGCGGACGAGGCGGCGCGTGCGCAGAGCCTCGCACCATCCgctgtggggaggcagcggcggcggcggcacgaTGCCCCGCGACAACATGGCCTCCCTGATCCAGCGGGTGGCCCGGCAGGCCCGCCTCACGTTCCGCCCGCCGGGCGGTAACAACAacagcggcggcggcgacggGAGCGGGCCTCGCTTCGCGGAGAACCTGCACCGCCTGCAGCAGCTGCTGAACGAGGTCCGGGCCGAGGACCTGCGCCTGTCCCCGCGGGGCCCGTCGGCGGTGCCGGGCCTGGCGCAGCCTCCCGTCAGCTACATGCACATCTGCGAGACGGAGAGCTTCAGCATGGGCGTCTTCGTGCTGCGCGCCGGCGCCTGCATCCCTCTGCACGACCACCCGGGCATGGACGGGCTGCTCAAGGTGCTCTACGGCACGCTGCGCATCGCCTGCTTCGACGCCCCCGACGGCGGAGCCGGGGCGGGAAGCGCCACCTCCGCGGGGGCGTCGTCGTCGGGGCAGCCCCCTCCTGCTCGCTCCCGCCGGCGCGCCCTGCTCCGCTCGCACCAGCTCTACACGCCCGCCTCGGCGCCGTGCCTGCTGTCGCCCCACACCGACAACCTGCACCAGATCGACGCCGTGGGCGGGCCCGCCGCCTTCCTCGACATCCTCGCGCCGCCCTACGACCCGGAGCACGGGCGGGACTGCCACTACTTCCGCCTGCTGGACGGGCAGAGCCTGCCTCCGCCCGCCGCCGACCCTCCGGGGCTGCCCAAGGAGGTGTGGCTGCTCGAGACGGCCCAGGCGGCGGATTTCTGGTGCGGCGGAGAGCCCTACCCGGGGCCCCAGGTGTCCCCTTGAAGGACCATCCCCAGACCCGCCATACTCCTGGCCTGAGCTGCCCGCCATCCGGTTTAGACGGAGGGAAGATGCGAGCCCTTTTCTCGTCCCCAATGCCCGCCGGGAAGGGAGTGCCCAGCTCGCCCCAGGCCCCTCGACACTCTAGCTTCCGGAGGTGCTGATGGCTGCGGTTGGGGAGAGCAAAGCCATAGGAAGAGCCCTGTCCATTCCCTGGCCagaggctccccctcccccttctgaacttgcagcttccttccttcctactgcTGCACCACACAAAATGCCCTACTTCCACGAGGGCATTTATTGGGAGGTGTCTTGATTTGTTTTAGGGAGATAAGTCAGCATCTGCTGCTACTTCTGGTTCAGTTATTTCAGAGAGCATGAAGAACTCAACTCCACTGGCTTAAGGTGGAGGGGCAGATCTGCAGGCGACATTAAATGAAGAGTTAAGGAAGGAAAACAGGTCCCGCACCTACTCCAAACCCGCATTTCAAATGGTACACATAGAAGTAGGGTATTTTTTAAGGGTGGATGTTGCCCTCCCCACCTGCAGGCAAATTCCCAGTAGCACAACAGCCAACTCCTACTTGGCATACAAACTGAGAACACTTAAGGTGGGCACTGCCTCTTTTCTGGCCAAGAATGTGGCCTGAGCtgctttgttgtgtgtgtgtctcagctGCTTGGAGCGGAGAGGGGAACCATCATCCACTCGGGACACATACTGTATTCCACAGCTCTTCCTGCAAGGAAGCTACTACAAAATCCGGAGCCTTCCTCTCCATTCTGTGCGTGCAAAGCAGTCAGGTGCCATTGTATTTATTCCTACCAGTTGCTGTGAAGATATGGAAGAATAGGtttggttaaaaacaacaacaactacactaCTTGGCTTAATTTAGAAATAAACTTTGGgctgcaaacccccctctttttttttttccttttgctacAGCTGAAAAAAAATTAAGGCAATAAGAATTCTTCCCTGAAGCTTGCTAGTTAACTTTCCCTATGAATGGTCCAGTACTTTTCAGTTCCCATGTCAATTCAGACTGATGAGGATGTTGTCCTGCTCCTTCTCTCCTGGGTGGATTTGGGagaaaaaaatgtgctgaaaagccAAGAATGATACTAAATTGGCTGGAGCAGAGAGCAGTTCGGTATATAACTGAaattcaggttgcgtcctgtgcAAGGATGCTGCCAGGTTAGAGATTATCCTGTGGGGGAGAAATATTGTATTAAGAAACATGATTTTTAGATATTAAAAACTGAGAATTCCTGATTATCTGTTGTGCAATTCTTTAACATAAGGTGACACTTTTTTTCCTAGTGAATTTTGCTGGAAGATTCATTCCTATGTATCTGGAAGGATAGCATTATGTAACAGAACAACAGATGGTGTTTTTCGCAATTGGTGGTAATAGCCTTAGTTTCTGGCACACGTCTTGTATAGAatagaatgggggggggtgagttgCAGGCAGCTTCTGGCTTGACCACTCTGCTTTTATGGAAAAAATTACGATCTATACCTGTGGAT
Proteins encoded in this region:
- the ADO gene encoding 2-aminoethanethiol dioxygenase, with product MPRDNMASLIQRVARQARLTFRPPGGNNNSGGGDGSGPRFAENLHRLQQLLNEVRAEDLRLSPRGPSAVPGLAQPPVSYMHICETESFSMGVFVLRAGACIPLHDHPGMDGLLKVLYGTLRIACFDAPDGGAGAGSATSAGASSSGQPPPARSRRRALLRSHQLYTPASAPCLLSPHTDNLHQIDAVGGPAAFLDILAPPYDPEHGRDCHYFRLLDGQSLPPPAADPPGLPKEVWLLETAQAADFWCGGEPYPGPQVSP